One genomic window of Medicago truncatula cultivar Jemalong A17 chromosome 1, MtrunA17r5.0-ANR, whole genome shotgun sequence includes the following:
- the LOC11428007 gene encoding 60S ribosomal protein L3-1, whose product MSHRKFEHPRHGSLGFLPRKRAARHRGKVKAFPKDDPTKPPKLTAFLGYKAGMTHIVREVEKPGSKLHKKETCEPVTIIETPPMVVVGVVGYVKTPRGLRTLNTVWTQHLSEEIKRRFYKNWCKSKKKAFSKYSKQYESDEGKKNIQTQLEKLKKYATVIRVLAHTQIRKMKGLKQKKAHIMEIQVNGGTIAQKVDFAYSFFEKQVPIDAVFQKDEMIDIIGVTKGKGYEGVVTRWGVTRLPRKTHRGLRKVACIGAWHPARVSFTVARAGQNGYHHRTELNKKIYKLGKVGEETHDAQTEFDRTEKDITPMGGFPHYGIVKEDFLMIKGGCVGPKKRVITLRQSLLKQTSRLALEDIKLKFIDTSSKFGHGRFQTTSEKQKFYGRLKA is encoded by the exons atgtCTCACAGGAAGTTTGAGCACCCAAGACACGGTTCTTTGGGATTTCTCCCAAGAAAGCGTGCTGCTCGTCACAGAGGAAAAG TGAAGGCTTTCCCTAAGGATGACCCAACCAAGCCACCCAAGCTAACTGCCTTCTTGGGTTACAAGGCTGGTATGACCCACATTGTCAGAGAAGTCGAAAAGCCAGGATCCA AGCTTCACAAGAAGGAGACTTGTGAGCCCGTGACAATCATTGAGACACCTCCCATGGTTGTTGTCGGTGTTGTGGGTTATGTGAAAACTCCCCGTGGTCTTAGAACATTGAACACTGTGTGGACTCAGCATTTGAGTGAGGAAATTAAGCGTAGGTTCTACAAGAACTGGTGCAAGTCCAAGAAGAAGGCTTTCAGCAAGTACTCAAAGCAGTATGAAAGTGATGAGGGGAAGAAAAACATTCAGACCCAGCTTGAGAAACTGAAGAAGTATGCAACTGTTATCCGTGTGTTGGCTCACACTCAG ATCAGGAAAATGAAGGGTTTGAAGCAGAAGAAAGCCCATATAATGGAGATTCAAGTCAATGGTGGTACCATTGCACAGAAGGTGGACTTTGCATACAGTTTCTTTGAGAAGCAGGTTCCTATTGATGCTGTGTTCCAGAAAGATGAAATGATTGACATCATTGGAGTGACCAAGGGTAAGGGTTATGAAGGTGTTGTTACTCGTTGGGGTGTTACTCGTCTTCCTCGTAAGACTCACAGGGGTTTGAGGAAGGTTGCATGTATTGGAGCTTGGCATCCTGCTAGAGTTTCTTTCACTGTTGCCAGAGCTGGTCAGAACGGATACCATCACAGAACTGAGCTGAACAAGAAAATTTACAAGCTCGGCAAAGTTGGAGAGGAGACCCATGACGCCCAGACTGAATTCGATAG GACTGAGAAAGACATTACACCTATGGGTGGTTTCCCACACTACGGTATTGTCAAGGAGGATTTTCTGATGATCAAGGGAGGCTGTGTTGGTCCCAAGAAGAGGGTTATTACTCTGCGCCAGTCCCTTCTTAAGCAGACTTCTCGTCTTGCTCTTGAGGATATCAAACTCAAGTTTATCGATACCTCTTCCAAGTTTGGACATGGTCGTTTCCAGACAACATCAGAGAAGCAAAAGTTCTATGGACGCCTCAAAGCTTAA
- the LOC11428008 gene encoding cellulose synthase A catalytic subunit 5 [UDP-forming] — protein MLVSMDTNGRLVAGSHNRNEFVLINADDTARVNAVTELSGQICQICGDEIEFTVDDEPFVACNECAFPVCRPCYEYERREGNQACPHCKTKYKRIKGSPRVEGDEEEDGIDDLENEFDIGSNIKHDPHHITEAMFFSHLNNIGRSSQMNASRITTPSEFDTASVAADISLLTYDHEDPGISSDKHALIIPPYKLRGKRVHPMPFPDSFVPVLPRPMDPNKDLAVYGYGSVAWKERVEEWKKKQNEKLEVVKHEGDNNVDEFNDPDLPKMDEGRQPLWRKLPISPSKINPYRIIIVLRIAVLALFFHYRILHPVNDAYALWLTSVICEIWFAVSWILDQFPKWSPVERETYLDRLSLRYEKEGKPCELSDIDIFVSTVDPMKEPPLITANTVLSILAVDYPVEKVACYVSDDGAAMLTFEALSETSEFARKWVPFCKKFSIEPRAPEWYFAQKVDYLKDKVDAAFIKERRAIKRDYEELKVRINALVAMAQKVPEDGWTMQDGTPWPGNNVNDHPGMIQVFLGQNGVRDIDGNELPRLVYVSREKRPGFEHHKKAGAMNALVRVSAVISNAPYMLNVDCDHYINNSKALREAMCFMMDPTSGKKICYVQFPQRFDGIDRHDRYSNRNVVFFDINMKGLDGIQGPIYVGTGCVFRRQALYGYDAPAKKKPPGKTCNCWPKWCFMCCGSRKKNRKVNSGPRKKIRDKDVAKQIHALKNIEEGIEGIDKKKSPLISQLKFEKFFGQSSVFIASTLMEDGGILKAATSASLLKEAIHVISCGYEDKTEWGKEVGWIYGSVTEDILTGFKMHSHGWRSVYCMPKRPAFKGSAPINLSDRLHQVLRWALGSVEILLSRHCPIWYGYGCGLKWLERLSYINSVVYPLTSIPLIVYCTLPAVCLLTGKFIVPEISNYASIIFIALFISIAATGILEMQWGGVGIQDWWRNEQFWVIGGASSHLFALFQGLLKVLAGVNTNFTVTSKAADDGDFADLYIFKWTSLLIPPLTLLILNIIGVIVGVSDAINNGYDSWGPLFGKLFFALWVILHLYPFLKGVMGKQEGVPTIILVWAILLASIFSLLWVRINPFVSKNDIVLELCGLNCD, from the exons ATGTTAGTTTCAATGGACACTAATGGAAGATTAGTTGCAGGATCACATAACAGGAATGAGTTTGTTCTTATCAATGCTGATGACACTGCAAGA GTGAATGCTGTGACAGAATTGAGTGGACAAATTTGCCAGATCTGTGGGGATGAGATAGAGTTTACAGTGGATGATGAACCTTTTGTTGCTTGCAATGAATGTGCATTCCCTGTGTGTAGACCTTGCTATGAGTATGAAAGACGAGAAGGGAACCAAGCTTGTCCTCACTGCAAAACTAAATACAAACGCATAAAGG GTAGTCCAAGAGTTGAGGGTGACGAAGAAGAGGATGGGATTGATGATTTGGAAAATGAGTTTGATATTGGAAGCAATATCAAACATGACCCTCATCACATTACTGAGGCCATGTTCTTTTCTCACCTCAACAATATCGGTCGGAGTTCACAAATGAATGCTTCAAGAATCACCACGCCATCAGAGTTTGACACGGCTTCTGTGGCTGCTGATATCTCTCTCCTGACATATGATCATGAG GATCCTGGGATTTCTTCTGATAAACATGCTCTCATTATCCCTCCATACAAGCTCCGCGGGAAACGGGTTCATCCTATGCCTTTTCCTGATTCATTTGTGCCGG TTCTACCAAGACCCATGGATCCTAATAAAGATTTGGCTGTTTATGGCTATGGAAGTGTTGCATGGAAAGAAAGAGTGGAGGAATGGAAGAAAAAGCAGAATGAAAAATTAGAGGTGGTTAAGCACGAAGGTGACAACAATGTTGATGAGTTTAATGATCCCGATTTGCCAAA AATGGATGAAGGAAGGCAACCGCTATGGAGGAAGTTACCAATCAGTCCAAGCAAGATAAATCCATATCGAATCATTATAGTACTCCGGATCGCTGTTCTTGCTCTCTTTTTTCATTACAGAATTCTCCATCCGGTCAACGATGCATATGCATTGTGGTTGACATCAGTAATATGTGAAATTTGGTTTGCTGTATCATGGATTTTGGATCAGTTTCCAAAATGGTCTCCAGTTGAGCGAGAAACATACCTTGATCGTTTATCACTGAGGTACGAGAAAGAAGGAAAGCCGTGTGAATTATCCGATATTGACATATTTGTTAGTACTGTGGATCCTATGAAAGAGCCTCCTCTTATAACTGCAAACACAGTTCTGTCCATCCTAGCAGTAGATTATCCGGTGGAAAAAGTGGCGTGCTATGTCTCAGACGACGGTGCAGCTATGCTAACATTTGAAGCCCTTTCAGAAACTTCAGAGTTTGCAAGAAAATGGGTTCCATTCTGCAAGAAGTTCAGCATTGAACCGCGGGCTCCTGAGTGGTATTTTGCTCAGAAGGTTGACTATCTAAAAGACAAAGTGGACGCGGCTTTCATCAAGGAGCGTCGTGCTATTAAG AGGGACTATGAAGAGTTAAAAGTGAGGATTAATGCATTGGTTGCAATGGCGCAAAAGGTTCCTGAGGATGGATGGACAATGCAAGATGGGACACCTTGGCCTGGAAACAATGTCAACGATCATCCTGGAATGATTCAG GTTTTCCTTGGACAAAATGGTGTTCGCGATATTGATGGGAACGAGTTACCTCGTCTTGTTTATGTGTCTCGTGAAAAAAGACCTGGATTCGAACACCACAAAAAAGCTGGTGCTATGAATGCCTTG gtgCGAGTCTCGGCAGTCATATCAAATGCTCCTTACATGCTAAATGTTGATTGTGACCACTACATAAACAACAGTAAGGCCCTTCGTGAAGCCATGTGTTTCATGATGGATCCTACATCAGGGAAAAAAATATGCTATGTGCAATTTCCTCAAAGATTTGATGGAATTGATCGTCATGATAGATACTCAAATCGTAATGTTGTATTCTTTGAT ATCAATATGAAAGGCTTAGATGGCATCCAAGGACCAATATATGTGGGAACTGGGTGTGTCTTCAGGAGGCAAGCACTCTATGGATATGATGCTCCTGCCAAGAAGAAACCACCAGGGAAGACATGTAATTGTTGGCCAAAATGGTGCTTCATGTGTTGTGGATCAAGAAAGAAGAATAGGAAAGTGAACTCCGgtccaagaaagaagataagGGATAAGGACGTCGCAAAACAAATACATGCACTAAAAAATATAGAAGAGGGAATTGAAG GAATTGACAAGAAAAAGTCACCGCTAATATCGCAactaaaatttgagaaattttttggACAATCGTCTGTTTTCATAGCTTCAACGCTTATGGAAGATGGAGGCATTCTAAAAGCAGCAACTTCTGCATCACTCTTGAAAGAAGCCATCCATGTTATCAGTTGCGGTTACGAAGACAAGACTGAGTGGGGAAAAGAG GTTGGATGGATATATGGTTCCGTCACAGAAGATATTTTAACAGGTTTTAAGATGCATAGTCATGGTTGGCGATCGGTATACTGCATGCCTAAAAGGCCTGCTTTTAAAGGTTCAGCTCCTATAAACCTCTCGGATCGTCTGCATCAAGTTCTTCGGTGGGCGCTTGGATCTGTTGAGATTCTGTTAAGTAGGCACTGTCCTATTTGGTATGGATATGGCTGTGGCTTGAAATGGTTGGAACGTTTGTCTTACATAAACTCGGTTGTTTATCCTTTGACGTCAATTCCCTTGATTGTCTACTGCACCTTGCCAGCTGTGTGTCTTCTAACTGGGAAGTTCATAGTTCCTGAG ATTAGCAACTATGCTAGTATCATTTTCATTGCACTTTTCATCTCTATAGCTGCAACCGGCATCCTAGAAATGCAATGGGGAGGTGTTGGTATACAAGACTGGTGGAGGAATGAACAATTCTGGGTCATCGGGGGCGCCTCCTCACACCTTTTTGCTCTCTTTCAAGGTTTGCTTAAGGTTCTAGCAGGGGTTAACACAAACTTCACTGTCACATCCAAAGCCGCCGATGATGGAGACTTTGCTGACCTCTACATCTTCAAGTGGACATCATTGTTAATCCCTCCTTTAACCTTGCTTATCCTAAACATAATTGGAGTTATTGTTGGTGTTTCAGATGCAATAAACAATGGCTATGATTCATGGGGTCCATTATTTGGCAAGTTATTTTTTGCTCTATGGGTTATTTTACATCTTTATCCATTTCTTAAGGGTGTTATGGGAAAACAAGAAGGTGTTCCTACCATCATTTTGGTTTGGGCTATTCTTCTGGCTTCAATCTTTTCACTTCTATGGGTTAGGATCAACCCCTTTGTGTCCAAAAATGACATTGTGTTGGAACTTTGTGGGTtgaattgtgattga
- the LOC112418653 gene encoding uncharacterized mitochondrial protein AtMg00810-like has protein sequence MAYILLYVDDIILITSSHDLRKSIMTLLASEFAIKDLGPLSYFLGISVTKHDGGLFLSQSTYASDIIARAGMASCKPSATPVDTKQKLSTTAGTSYDDPTLYRSLAGALQYLTFTRPDISYVVQQVCLHMHALCTDHMLALKRILRYVQGTLHYGLHLYLSPIEKLISYTDADWGGCPDTRRSTAGYCVFLGDNLISWSSKRQPTLSCSSAEAKYMGVANVVSESCWLRNLLLELHYPLSQTSLVYCDNVSAIYLSGNPVQHQRTKHIEMDIHFVRKRSCVARHVSFMFLLVIRLLTSSPKSYLEFFLMISEPV, from the coding sequence ATGGCTTACATCTTGCTTTATGTTGATGACATCATCCTCATCACATCCTCCCATGATCTTCGGAAATCCATCATGACACTCCTTGCATCTGAGTTTGCCATTAAGGATTTGGGTCCACTGAGTTATTTTTTGGGCATTTCCGTGACTAAACATGATGGTGGACTCTTCCTCAGCCAGAGTACCTATGCTAGTGATATTATTGCTCGAGCAGGCATGGCCTCGTGCAAACCTTCTGCTACTCCAGTTGACACCAAACAAAAGCTCAGTACCACCGCCGGCACTTCATATGACGATCCCACTTTATATCGAAGTCTTGCAGGAGCCTTGCAGTATCTTACTTTCACCCGACCTGACATATCTTATGTTGTCCAACAGGTGTGTCTTCACATGCACGCCCTTTGCACCGACCACATGCTTGCCCTCAAACGCATCCTGCGTTATGTTCAAGGCACCCTACACTATGGTTTGCATCTCTATCTATCTCCTATTGAGAAACTTATCTCCTACACTGATGCTGATTGGGGTGGATGTCCTGACACCCGTCGTTCGACCGCTGGCTATTGTGTGTTTCTTGGTGACAACCTCATTTCTTGGTCTTCCAAACGACAACCCACACTTTCTTGCTCAAGTGCAGAAGCTAAGTATATGGGTGTTGCTAATGTGGTTTCTGAATCATGTTGGCTTCGCAATCTTCTCTTAGAGCTTCACTACCCACTTTCCCAGACTAGTTTGGTGTATTGTGATAATGTTAGTGCCATCTACCTTTCTGGTAATCCAGTGCAGCATCAACGTACTAAACATATTGAGATGGACATTCACTTTGTTCGGAAAAGGTCGTGCGTGGCCAGGCACGTGTCCTTCATGTTCCTTCTCGTCATCAGATTGCTCACATCTTCACCAAAGTCCTACCTCGAGTTCTTTTTGATGATTTCCGAACCAGTCTAA